In Solenopsis invicta isolate M01_SB chromosome 6, UNIL_Sinv_3.0, whole genome shotgun sequence, the genomic window CAAAAGAATAAGAtagattataaagaatatttgttgaggtaatatttttcgcaacaaattcttcaCAATTTTCGGGATAAGGATAAGGTACAGccgttttcgtattttaatgtgtttcataataatgttgaaaaaaagttGTGCATCCATATTTTCCacgtttattataattcattttaatacatttccgTTTAATTGATGTAGACAAAAAACAAACTATTACATCGCTTTTTTGTACAATACTGCTATACAATGTAGAAGTATTAACTTGTGAGTCTTTTGCAAATTCTAAATGTAATGGTAATAATTTTAGtccaaaaattacataaattttctcgttccaattaatttattttaacaattaattattttgaaatatattgcgtACGTGGTAAAATGACAGTTAATGAGTTCAAATTGATCGTCTAGTGCATACTGACAGTCCATGCCTAACTGTGAAACCcataataagtaatttattttcttttcgcgTTAGAATGCAAttgttctaatttaatattgatgacTGAATCTATGTGTATGTAATATTCTGACATCGTACGTTTATTTTTCTGCAACAGATAGGTATATATGGTATCGAGCTATGTCTGCATCGAGCTAAAATTTATCTATACTTTGTAAAATTGATCAcgaatatataattctatttgtaatatataatatttaacatatatttaaaatttttttaggagAGAGTTCCTTTGTACAACGACTGCAATCTGACGCAAGAAGAAAGTGAACTACTTATTATGGGCTTCGCAGTTAGACATGGACTATCAGACTATGCACTCGACGATTTACTTAAACTTATTAACTGTCATTTACCACGTacgcaatatatttcaaaatacttgttcttaaaaaaattttcacctgCAGTGAAGACTATATTCCACTTTTACTGTCCTCAATGTAAAAATAGCTTACAATTTGCTGATGGAAGACTTATCGATCGATGCGAAGAttgcaataatgattttaagaaagatgatttaaaaaaagcaggaaatttttttttacatatcccATTAGCTGATCAGTTAAGAGGAATAATGAATAGTAATCTTTATTACAAACTTTCGAAAAATAGATTCAATGAAAGCGACGTTGTTAATGGACGAGTGTATCGTAAATTAGTTAATAGAGAAGTAATAGGTGAACACGATATAACGTTGCAGTTAAATACTGACGGAGTAGCgctttttaattcttcaaaaatgtCGATGTGGCCTATTCAGGTTGTAATAAATGAATTGCCGTATCGCCTCAGAAGACAAAATGTAATGTTGTGTGGTTTGTGGTACGGAACTGATAAGCCAGTTATAGACCTTTTTATGAAACCTTTCGTAGACGAATTAATCATTCTTCATAATGAGGGTATGAAATGCATCACACCGGAACATCCAGAAACAATAAACATAAAAGTACATACCCTTATTGCATCCGTAGATTCGGTAGCAAGACCACTATTACAAAACTTGAAACAATTTAATGGAGAAAGTGGATGCtctttttgtttaaagaaaggAGATAGAATACCATTTGGAAGAGGGTACACTCGAGTCTACTGTGGTGACATAGGTGTACCTCGTACTACGTTGCAGCATGAAGCTGATTGCGAAGAGGCAATTGAAACGAATGCATGTGTACGCGGAGTGAAAGGACCCTCTATATTAATGAAGCTACcggtttttaatattataaattcatttgtgCCTGATTACATGCATACTGTGCTTTTAGGCGTAACGAAAACGTTTGTATGCAATATTTGGTTCGATCCGGCTAACAAAGACAAAGAATGGTATATTGGAAATAAAATGATAGAATTCGATAAAAATCTATGCAATATAAAACCACCTTGTGAAATAACTAGAGTTCCACGATCGATAACTGAAAGACAATTGTGGAAGGCTTCCGAATGGagaaactttcttttatattattcatctGCGTGCTTGTTCAATTTAATGCATCGTACATACATAAAACACTGGTCCCTGTTAGTTTTCAGCATGCATATTTTCCTGAAGGACAAAATTACGGAAAATGAATTCTATGTAGGCGAAAGATcgttaaagaaatttgttttccaAACAGAAACTTTGTATGGACAAGagttcatgaaatttaatgtccATTTGCTATTGCATATTCCAAAGTCAGTATCTGCTTTCGGTTCATTGTGGGCTCATTCAGCATATCCTTTTGAACATTATAATGGaagactaaaaaaattatatcacaatACTCAAGCTGTACCAAGGCAAATATGCAAAACATATTTTAGATTAAAGACTGTAGATAGAATAAGCAATAAGATTTTTAAGGATGAAAATTGTACGGTTCGTGGGAAATTGctctttaataaaatgtttggacctcataaaataaattcttgcgTTGAATATGGACCACATTTACGATTATTACAACCATCTTCcaatatatcattaaatattgtaCAGCAGGCatgtattatacaattattgcaGGAAGAATTAGTGTCCGCCGATAATATTCAATTGTATaagcgttttatttttaaaaatatt contains:
- the LOC120358021 gene encoding uncharacterized protein LOC120358021 isoform X2, which translates into the protein MGFAVRHGLSDYALDDLLKLINCHLPRTQYISKYLFLKKFSPAVKTIFHFYCPQCKNSLQFADGRLIDRCEDCNNDFKKDDLKKAGNFFLHIPLADQLRGIMNSNLYYKLSKNRFNESDVVNGRVYRKLVNREVIGEHDITLQLNTDGVALFNSSKMSMWPIQVVINELPYRLRRQNVMLCGLWYGTDKPVIDLFMKPFVDELIILHNEGMKCITPEHPETINIKVHTLIASVDSVARPLLQNLKQFNGESGCSFCLKKGDRIPFGRGYTRVYCGDIGVPRTTLQHEADCEEAIETNACVRGVKGPSILMKLPVFNIINSFVPDYMHTVLLGVTKTFVCNIWFDPANKDKEWYIGNKMIEFDKNLCNIKPPCEITRVPRSITERQLWKASEWRNFLLYYSSACLFNLMHRTYIKHWSLLVFSMHIFLKDKITENEFYVGERSLKKFVFQTETLYGQEFMKFNVHLLLHIPKSVSAFGSLWAHSAYPFEHYNGRLKKLYHNTQAVPRQICKTYFRLKTVDRISNKIFKDENCTVRGKLLFNKMFGPHKINSCVEYGPHLRLLQPSSNISLNIVQQACIIQLLQEELVSADNIQLYKRFIFKNILYHSVDYERFTKRENSVIQLTNGAYIMIQNICMVQKINCNEDIYVIFGLKLLPLNLELAKDSQVNNTSTLYSSIVRKSDEIICILPTSIKRKCIKMNYNMRDDHYIVMPLVNLMEID
- the LOC120358021 gene encoding uncharacterized protein LOC120358021 isoform X1; translation: MDICVQNIEENIEDHEICNARVDDENDNDIVDNVNQDDQVDYVIIPQDAQENTSENDEDDNSDWSNNEHIENENRIVDNEDNEEILNSHPVGPQERVPLYNDCNLTQEESELLIMGFAVRHGLSDYALDDLLKLINCHLPRTQYISKYLFLKKFSPAVKTIFHFYCPQCKNSLQFADGRLIDRCEDCNNDFKKDDLKKAGNFFLHIPLADQLRGIMNSNLYYKLSKNRFNESDVVNGRVYRKLVNREVIGEHDITLQLNTDGVALFNSSKMSMWPIQVVINELPYRLRRQNVMLCGLWYGTDKPVIDLFMKPFVDELIILHNEGMKCITPEHPETINIKVHTLIASVDSVARPLLQNLKQFNGESGCSFCLKKGDRIPFGRGYTRVYCGDIGVPRTTLQHEADCEEAIETNACVRGVKGPSILMKLPVFNIINSFVPDYMHTVLLGVTKTFVCNIWFDPANKDKEWYIGNKMIEFDKNLCNIKPPCEITRVPRSITERQLWKASEWRNFLLYYSSACLFNLMHRTYIKHWSLLVFSMHIFLKDKITENEFYVGERSLKKFVFQTETLYGQEFMKFNVHLLLHIPKSVSAFGSLWAHSAYPFEHYNGRLKKLYHNTQAVPRQICKTYFRLKTVDRISNKIFKDENCTVRGKLLFNKMFGPHKINSCVEYGPHLRLLQPSSNISLNIVQQACIIQLLQEELVSADNIQLYKRFIFKNILYHSVDYERFTKRENSVIQLTNGAYIMIQNICMVQKINCNEDIYVIFGLKLLPLNLELAKDSQVNNTSTLYSSIVRKSDEIICILPTSIKRKCIKMNYNMRDDHYIVMPLVNLMEID